Below is a genomic region from Argopecten irradians isolate NY chromosome 14, Ai_NY, whole genome shotgun sequence.
ATACAGAACATTGAAACTTAAAATGGGAGAACAAAACAGAACATTGAAACTAAGATGGAAAAAAACAGACAACACAGAACATTGAAACTAAAATGGGAGAACAGATGCAGAACATTGAAACTAAGATGGAGGAACAAAACAGAACATTGAAACTAAAATGGGAGGAACAAATACAGAACATTGAAACTAAAATGGAGGAACAAACACAGAACATTGAAACTAAGATGGAGGAACAAACACAGAACATTGAAACTAAAATGGGAGAACAGATGCAGAACATTGAAACTAAGATGGAGGAACAAACACAGAACATTGAAACTAAAATGGGAGAACAGATGCAGAACATTGAAACTAAGATGGAGGAACAAATACAGAACATTGAAACTAAGATGGAGGAACAAATACAGAACATTGAAACTAAGATGGAGGAACAAATACAGAACATTGAAACTAAAATGGAGGAACAAACACAGAACATTGAAACCAAATTAGAGGTACAGATGCAGAACCTTTCCgccaaaatgaaagaaatcttGATTTTAAAGGGGACCGTTTATAACGTGCTTAGACATGTGAAACGTCGAAGGTCGTCCAATAAATGACAGTTTCTGTTGTTTTAATGGCTTTTTGACAAATACGAAAAAATATGGCATGATACAATTTGTGTAACGATACACATTTTGGAGCCGCGGTgcccgagtggttaagatgtcccgacatctTGTTACTCTCATAGAAGATCTTTTTGCGAAGGCATATGTTTTAATCCTCAATCCCATAAAATACGAAACTTTAATTCTTTTTGGACTTATTGAAAAACcaaagtttgttaattttcacTTTGTCAACTTTATGTTGGCTGTCGCTAGGTTCTGTATCTTTAAGCGACGTAATTTAAGTATGTGTGGTGAAGGTTTCGTAGATATTAAGTCTTTCTTTAAATTTACACTAAAGAGCTATACAAAATACAGTTTTTCTTATTATCTGTCAAATCTGAACGCTCAATtagttacaaaatattttgaaaatcttaATCCTTTTGTGAGTGTAGTGGGGTCTGAACTAAATGTAATTCTGTgataacttttgtttttatttgcgtaattagtttaattttaatgtaaGAGAGGGGAGATTGTATATTCATTTGTTTCTATTTAACTAATCATATTccttatatatatttcgttcCAGCTATATTCTGACAAATCTTTGCTGCTGTGATGATTACattgtttcaatttcaatgGAATGACAGTGTGTGCATGTGGATATACTTACAAAGAATTTACATGCaatatgtgtgtattttgttttgaatgtttaaatgtatgttacatattctTATGTATAAATTgattattgaataaaatcattttttggaaaaaaaagaagatgtcccgacatattaccacaagcctccGACCtatgggat
It encodes:
- the LOC138307059 gene encoding apolipoprotein A-IV-like, whose product is MGEQMQNIETKMEEQNRTLKLKWEEQIQNIETKMEEQTQNIETKMEEQTQNIETKMGEQMQNIETKMEEQTQNIETKMGEQMQNIETKMEEQIQNIETKMEEQIQNIETKMEEQIQNIETKMEEQTQNIETKLEVQMQNLSAKMKEILILKGTVYNVLRHVKRRRSSNK